The following proteins come from a genomic window of Populus nigra chromosome 6, ddPopNigr1.1, whole genome shotgun sequence:
- the LOC133697262 gene encoding protein FLOWERING LOCUS D-like — protein sequence MNPPSPTPDEFSSLPLEFVPYPPLPPQTTPTPIQTPPAPAFALPNPNAAFPSFPIPKKRRRGRPQKTQTSFHFPQFFPPKAAQNQQQKKLVPDISEEIIVINKESTNEALTGLSAGFPADSLTDEEIDARVVTNIGGIEQVNYILIRNHIIAKWRENVNVWVTKEMFLNSVPIHCHGLLDSAYDYLVSHGYINFGVSQSIKERFPNEYTKSNVIVVGAGLAGLSAARQLMRLGFKVTVLEGRKRAGGRVYTMRMEGGAGNRVSASVDLGGSVLTGTLGNPLGILAKQLGFWMHKVRDKCPLYSVGGRPVDLDMDMKVETAFNRLLDKASRLRQLMGDVSVDVSLGAALETFRQVYEDAVNKEEINLFNWHCANLEYANAGLLSKLSLAFWDQDDPYDMGGDHCFLPGGNGRLVQALAENVPILYEKTVHTIRYGSDGVQVIAGSQVFEGDMVLCTVPLGVLKSGSIKFIPELPQRKLDGIKRLGYGLLNKVAMLFPCVFWETDLDTFGHLTDDTSSRGEFFLFYSYATVAGGPILIALVAGEAAHKFESMPPTDAVTKVIQILKGIYEPQGITVPEPIQTVCTRWGSDPFTLGSYSNVAVGASGDDYDILAESVGDGRLFFAGEATNRRYPATMHGAFLSGLREAANMIHHAGTRASRMKVNRTPSKNAHTCASLLADLFREPDIDFGSFSVIFGRKNPDPKSTAILRVTFSEPRKKSQEGSRPDQRHSNKLLFQQLQSHFNQQQPLHVYTLLSKQQALELREVRGGDEMRMNYLCEKLGVKLIGRKGLGPTADSLIASIKAERGGHKTPATSLGLKSGMSKLQKVTLKRKLVRRAKIVRSSNKYVPPLNLNMVNVKVLEEIRTTNQAPPEMNSTGQIQVDMLKNEQTAPS from the exons ATGAATCCACCATCACCAACCCCCGACGAATTCTCATCTCTTCCTCTCGAATTCGTCCCCTACCCTCCTCTACCTCCACAAACCACCCCTACTCCCATACAAACCCCACCCGCACCCGCATTCGCGCTACCAAATCCGAACGCTGCATTCCCCTCATTTCCCATTCCCAAGAAACGCCGCCGTGGCCGTCCCCAAAAAACCCAAACCTCCTTTCACTTCCCCCAATTTTTTCCACCCAAAGCCGCACaaaaccaacaacaaaaaaaactagtcCCTGATATTTCAGAAGAAATCATAGTAATCAACAAAGAATCAACAAACGAAGCCTTAACTGGTCTCTCTGCTGGATTCCCTGCTGATTCCTTAACTGACGAGGAAATAGATGCCCGTGTGGTCACGAATATCGGTGGAATCGAACAGgttaattacattttaattaGGAATCATATAATTGCGAAATGGCGCGAGAATGTTAATGTTTGGGTGACTAAAGAAATGTTTCTTAATTCCGTTCCGATACATTGTCATGGGTTGTTAGATTCTGCTTATGATTATCTAGTTTCGCACGGGTATATTAATTTTGGGGTTTCGCAGTCGATAAAAGAAAGATTCCCCAATGAGTATACGAAGTCGAATGTGATTGTTGTTGGGGCAGGACTGGCGGGGTTGAGTGCGGCGAGGCAGTTAATGAGGTTGGGATTTAAGGTTACAGTTTTAGAAGGGAGGAAGCGTGCGGGTGGGAGAGTTTATACTATGAGAATGGAAGGGGGAGCGGGGAATAGGGTGAGTGCATCGGTGGATTTAGGAGGGAGTGTTTTGACGGGGACATTGGGGAATCCGTTGGGGATTTTAGCAAAGCAGTTGGGGTTTTGGATGCATAAGGTGAGGGATAAGTGTCCACTTTATAGTGTGGGTGGGAGACCAGTTGATTTGGATATGGATATGAAGGTTGAGACAGCATTTAATAGGTTGTTGGATAAAGCAAGTAGACTTAGGCAGTTGATGGGGGATGTCTCAGTGGATGTGTCATTGGGGGCTGCGTTGGAAACGTTTAGGCAGGTTTATGAGGATGCTGTGAATAAGGAGGAGATCAATTTGTTTAATTGGCATTGTGCTAATTTGGAGTATGCCAATGCAGGTTTGTTGTCGAAGTTATCATTGGCATTTTGGGACCAGGATGACCCGTATGACATGGGAGGGGATCATTGTTTTTTGCCTGGAGGGAATGGGAGGTTGGTTCAGGCTTTAGCTGAGAATGTACCAATTTTGTATGAGAAGACTGTGCATACTATTAGGTATGGGAGTGATGGGGTGCAGGTTATTGCGGGCAGCCAAGTCTTTGAGGGGGATATGGTGTTGTGTACGGTTCCTCTTGGAGTGTTGAAGAGTGGGTCGATCAAGTTTATTCCTGAGTTGCCACAGAGGAAGCTTGATGGGATAAAAAGGTTGGGATATGGACTGCTGAATAAGGTTGCGATGCTTTTTCCTTGCGTGTTTTGGGAAACTGACCTGGACACGTTTGGACATTTGACTGACGATACGAGTTCTCGAGGGGAGTTCTTCTTGTTTTATAGCTATGCAACTGTTGCTGGTGGTCCAATCTTGATTGCTTTGGTAGCAGGGGAAGCTGCTCATAAATTTGAGAGTATGCCACCTACGGATGCAGTGACCAAGGTTATTCAAATCCTCAAGG GTATTTATGAACCTCAAGGAATCACTGTCCCAGAGCCTATCCAAACTGTCTGCACAAGATGGGGCAGTGATCCATTTACCCTTGGTTCTTACTCTAATGTTGCGGTAGGGGCATCAGGAGATGACTATGATATATTAGCAGAAAGTGTGGGAGATGGAAGACTTTTCTTTGCAGGGGAGGCCACAAATAGGCGATATCCTGCAACTATGCATGGAGCTTTTCTCAGTGGGTTAAGAGAAGCTGCAAACATGATTCACCATGCTGGCACTCGAGCCTCAAGGATGAAGGTTAATCGGACCCCATCAAAGAATGCCCACACTTGTGCTTCCCTTCTTGCAGATTTATTTAGGGAGCCAGATATAGACTTTGGGagtttttctgttatttttggCAGAAAGAATCCTGACCCGAAGTCAACAGCAATTTTAAGGGTGACATTTAGTGAACCTCGAAAGAAGAGTCAGGAAGGTTCTAGGCCAGATCAACGGCATTCCAATAAGTTACTTTTTCAGCAGCTTCAGTCGCATTTCAATCAGCAACAACCACTTCATGTGTACACTTTATTGTCCAAACAACAGGCGCTTGAGTTGAGAGAGGTGAGAGGGGGTGAtgaaatgaggatgaattatcTCTGTGAGAAGCTAGGAGTGAAATTGATTGGGAGAAAGGGTTTGGGGCCTACAGCTGATTCACTCATTGCATCTATTAAAGCTGAGAGAGGTGGGCATAAAACCCCTGCTACTTCTTTGGGTCTAAAATCAG GGATGTCCAAACTACAAAAGGTGACGTTGAAGCGAAAACTGGTCAG GAGAGCTAAAATAGTGCGCAGCAGCAATAAGTATGTGCCTCCTCTGAATTTGAACATGGTAAATGTTAAGGTGTTAGAAGAAATTCGGACAACAAATCAGGCACCTCCTGAAATGAATAGCACAG GACAAATTCAAGTGgacatgttgaagaatgaacAGACAGCACCCTCCTGA